The DNA sequence TTCTTTCGGGAGAGGGCGACGGAGATGCTTCTCTCTTTGTTTTGGGGATGATAACAGGGGCTGCTTTCAGCCATAATTTCTCTCTGGCGGGATCTCCCGACTCTATGGCGGACGGGGTCTTGAAGGTGGGAGGAATCGGCCCTGCGGGTGTGATTGCCGTCTTTATCGGATTGATCTTCTGTTTGTTCGTCGGTTTTCGTATGAGGGAGGAATAGTATGGAGTTTGAAAAACTGGATGCACGGGGATTAAGCTGTCCCCAACCCGTTATCCTGGTGCGAAAGGCCATCCAGGCGGGGCGTCTTCCGGCTGAGGTGATGGTCGAGACGGTTACCAGCCGGGAGAATGTAAAGCGTATGGCAACGAAAATGGGTTGCTCGGTTGAG is a window from the Sediminispirochaeta bajacaliforniensis DSM 16054 genome containing:
- a CDS encoding sulfurtransferase TusA family protein, with product MEFEKLDARGLSCPQPVILVRKAIQAGRLPAEVMVETVTSRENVKRMATKMGCSVEVEAVGDEFRMIISRKA